The genomic interval CCAGCGGCAACGAATCCAGACCGAACGCCCGTCACCTCGGGTAGCTCGCGCACAGTCCGGTCATTATAGCACCGTGGAACGTTATGTGTGAACTGAGAAAACAACAGCGTCACCCCCATGGGCACTTCAACCACCCAGTTAAGCACCCTGCGACCCAGATAACTCGAGTTCATCGCTATCCTCTGCAATGGATTCTTTTTGACAACCATCGAGGGCGTACCTTCCTGTGACGAAGAGGTCGATGTGGATAACAAACTAGAGGTTGATTTCGCATCGTCATTAGTCTGTACACGATCTTTCCGTGAGGTTGCACTCGGGGTTGGGACGGAGGCTGCCGGCGTTATCATGGCTTTACGTGCCTCGCAGGAGGGTAGGTTATAATTCTCGGCAAAGCGGTCGGCAGCAGGACGCGAGATATTCTGGACTGCGTTGACGGGCATGTCGACAAGCCCGGTGAGGAAATTGCTTATGGCACCAGTGAAGGTGTCGGTTCCTGCGCAGCTGTTGTTCATCTCGTAGCGCTTTGCACGGTACCTGTTGACAGCGTTAGCACATGGGGAAGCTCCTGACGAGGACGATATTGCATACATCTTGACGTCTTTAGGgttgagcttcttctcctggaccAGAACGGTAGCCGCAAATGTACTAAGCAATATCTTCGTTCGTCTAACACGCCAGACAGCCGGACGATCAGGACATAGGGTACATTGGATGCGGCGAAGATCGAGTTGACTATGGAAGCTCTTCAGGCTGTCGCGGGCGCCGTCCTCCGAGCGCATTTTCTCGCTGAGTTCCTGCGCTTTGTCTATAGTAGTCGTCTTCAAGCAGAAGTGGATAGCATCGGCCAGACGATCAGCAGTGAGCTTTTTGTAAGGAATGGGCGACGGTCCTGCTCCGTTGAACGCGATTAGGGCACCCCAGAAGGGCTGGTCTCCGAAGAAGGGCACAATAGTAGTCGGTCGGCCTAGGGCAAGGCCTGCGGCCGTGGTACCCGCGCCTCCGTGGTGGATTACACAGGAAACTCGTTTGAAAAGCCAGTCGTGGGGACAGTttccgaggaagaagacatccgGGCGGTTGATCTTTTCGGCTCCAAGACCACCCCATCCCTTTGAGACCAGTGCTCGTTGGCCGGTCATTTCAACTGCATCAAGAATTATCTTGGTGAGAGCATCGGGGTCATCAACGACGATAGAGCCAAATCCGATATAGAGTGGTGGGGGGCCACTGTCCAAGAACTCAACCAGCTCGGATGGAGGTACGTAGTCAGCGTTGGCAGACAGGAAATTGAAGCCCGTTACGTCGATGTGGTCCTGCCAATCATCCGGTTTTGGAAGAAGCGAAGGAGACCTATTCCACTCAGTTGTTGGTTGTATTCAGGTACAGAGAGAGCATACGAACCACATGTACGTGAAGGGGACACGCAACCGGGGGATCAGACTCGGCGCGCGCATAACATCCAGCTGTTCCAATCCGAGCTCGAAGCGACGAAACGCATTAATGAGGTCGCCGACACCTTGCCAAATGaccatctccatcagggCGTAAGATGCGAAATTCGCTACCGACGGCTTTGTATCGCGGACCCGGACGTTTGCTAACGGGTGCGAAAACGCTTGCGTAGGGGACCATGGCATTCTAAATCCATCAGCAGCTGAGACTCGGGATACCCTTTCCAGTAGGAGACCAACGTAAACATCAAATGTAATGGCACACCCATCTTTTCTGCACAGTGAACATGGGCGAAACTGGGCGGATTCGCAACGATAGCATCGGCCACAAATGGCGGCGCAGTGATTGGGTCGTCACTCGTTAAATCGATACCTTCGCCAGCTTCAATACAGGATCTCCAACACCCGCCGAGCATGAGTCTAATATCTTTGCGACGTTTGCCAATCGCCCCTTGACGCAGGGTCTCCATCTTTGGGATGAGCTTGTCATTCTTCACCATGAAGGACATCAGCTCAGCCGGGTCGCCCCCGATATTGAAGAACTCCAAACCATTCTCTTTCACAAAATCCCGGAACACCAGATGTGTTGCCAGTCTAACGCGATGTCCATGCTGTTTCATTGCTCGACCCAAGGCGATGAATGGTTGCACATCGCCGCGCGATCCTACGACGTGAATCACGACGTTAAGCCGAACTGGAAATTGAGCACCGTCATTTCTAACCGGCGGTGGGCGATGGGTTGTCTGTCGCTGGAGAGCATCCAACAGGCTAGCTACCTCTGGATCGTCATCGTTAACTGCGATATCCACGCGACCATCGTCTGCGACAAGTTAGGCCCAGTCACGTCAGAAAACATAGCTACCAGTAAAATCTATATCACACCTGTGACCTGTGCGTTTGCGTCAAATCCGTCAGTAATGAGGTGCTCAGGGCTCTTAGACCCTGAAGCAAGAGCTAGTGGAATATTTGGCGCCGCAACGTTCGCCATTTCATCGGTAGGATCTTTCATTGACACCACCTTACACCCCATcttaatctttaataaagCTTGGTCTGCGCTGTGGCGAAGATAAGGTTGTCTCATGACGTAGCAGGCAGACTGGTCCAGACCATTTGACAGTTTTGTTCTTCATTGTATAAAATGTAGGAATTCATGGATATCTCGCTTCAATGTCTCGCAGTTAGATATCTGCAGTAGATCGGAAAATCAGCAGGCCCTCAACATTTGACAACCACGCTTAACAAAGCATTATTTAAGCACAATAATTGAGTGTCAGGCGAACCCCATCTGCAACGTAACAGCAACATTAGGTTTTGCGCATCAAGAACTCGGGATACCGATCCGTGGGTGCGAACTCCGGAACCAGACCCGACTTCTGCAGATTAGTAATTCTTATATAATGCGCAGAAGCGCTGGATAATCAGATTATTCTATCATCTGTACAGTATAGACATTGTCGGGATTACGGATCAACAATAAATTGGATCGTCGATGCCGTCCTTGGTATAGACAACGCAAGTTTCCAGTCCTGGTCATGTTCGTACCCATTGACACCTACAAGTACGTAGCAAAGCAAGTCACGACATAAACATTTAAAGCATACacaaagatatatatacatgacAGATCACTGCCTCTCAAGCCCGACTGGGTCATCTGTGCCCCATGATACCCTCCTCGGGCAATCTGCGTCCACCAGCTTGTTCATACTCTCCTCCATCCTGTTGTACTTCTGGAAACACAAAAAGAAGACGAGAGCCGCGACTAACATAGTGGCACTGAGTGATATATACTCTATCAAGACCTTGGGGTCGACAGATGTCGGCGAAAGTGAAATGCCGATGGAGGATCCGAAAGCCccagccaaaagaaaaagggacaTGATGATGCTGCGCATGGACTTTGGCGCTTTGGTGTAAGCGTACTCCATCCCGGATAGCATTGCAAACAACTCGGATATTCCCATCAGGCAGTAAACGGGTATTTGCAAGAGTAGGCTGACCTAGTTAGGGTTGTTAGAGGCGTATCTCATATCTTAAGATTAGAGAAGCTCACCTTTCGAGCCGGAGGGACTCCTTTGCAACTGTCTGCTGTCGGGTTTCGTTGGCAAGGGGAGGTCTCGTAGATCACTGGCTACGGTTAGTGAAAAGACGAATCAGTGCGATAGACTCCCTACATACGTTCCTGAAGACCGGCGGCTAATGCCATCGCGCAGGATGCCAAGAGAAAGCCTGCCGTGATCCGGCTAATAGGTTTGAACTTGATATGAAAGCGATGCAACATTGGATAAATGAAGCGCTCACTGATACCATTGTTAGCATGGTTAACACAACATTATAAAATAACGAACATACAGCAACGGTACTGTAATGAGGATCGTGATTGGGTTAAGACATCCCACTGCCCATGAGTCAGCCATCCATACATCACTCTCAGCATTCAGACATACTCATATCGTTCGGTATGCCATGAGTGTTCATCGAGGCACCTTGACTGACAAGATTCGAACTTGCCTGGCCGTTACAAATCCAATACAAGGGGCTGTTAGAGTTAGCTATCTTCATGGCTCGTATATCAGATGCTAAAGCACATACAAGATCAAACTAAATCACCTATGAGCAAGATCTCCATTCACCTCTTTTCATGAAATACTTACAACACACGGCAAGCCACCAGGGCACGTTTAAGTTCGTCCACGAACACATTGTCCCACGGCACGGGGACacctctctcttccataaATGCAGGCCTGGCTGCCTCGAGATTGCCCCCACTTTTCATCCCAATCCATAATACTCGCATTGCCTTGATGACAATTGATCCGTTTGGGGGTCGCACAACTATCGCAGTTAGCAATTGAAGGGGATAATGCAGAGACACCCTTACTATAACGCGCCCGACCAACCAGAAGTGCTACTATTGCCAGAGTCCAAAAGCATAACGGCAGCATAAAGGCGGCCCAGAAGTCTACTTTCAGCTCTAACCACTAGATATTTGTCAATGGTAGCCTCATTATAATGGGGAGGAGGGAGCTTACAGAGACGGGTACAACTGATAATGCACCAAGGTTGATTATCCTAAGACCACTGTCAGAACGAGGGGAATTTGTACAAGACGGCCGGTAACTGACCAGTAATATCGGGCATATACCGCCTGAATCGTAACATT from Aspergillus flavus chromosome 7, complete sequence carries:
- a CDS encoding family 28 glycosyltransferase; translation: MGCKVVSMKDPTDEMANVAAPNIPLALASGSKSPEHLITDGFDANAQVTDDGRVDIAVNDDDPEVASLLDALQRQTTHRPPPVRNDGAQFPVRLNVVIHVVGSRGDVQPFIALGRAMKQHGHRVRLATHLVFRDFVKENGLEFFNIGGDPAELMSFMVKNDKLIPKMETLRQGAIGKRRKDIRLMLGGCWRSCIEAGEGIDLTSDDPITAPPFVADAIVANPPSFAHVHCAEKMGVPLHLMFTMPWSPTQAFSHPLANVRVRDTKPSVANFASYALMEMVIWQGVGDLINAFRRFELGLEQLDVMRAPSLIPRLRVPFTYMWFWNRSPSLLPKPDDWQDHIDVTGFNFLSANADYVPPSELVEFLDSGPPPLYIGFGSIVVDDPDALTKIILDAVEMTGQRALVSKGWGGLGAEKINRPDVFFLGNCPHDWLFKRVSCVIHHGGAGTTAAGLALGRPTTIVPFFGDQPFWGALIAFNGAGPSPIPYKKLTADRLADAIHFCLKTTTIDKAQELSEKMRSEDGARDSLKSFHSQLDLRRIQCTLCPDRPAVWRVRRTKILLSTFAATVLVQEKKLNPKDVKMYRAKRYEMNNSCAGTDTFTGAISNFLTGLVDMPVNAVQNISRPAADRFAENYNLPSCEARKAMITPAASVPTPSATSRKDRVQTNDDAKSTSSLLSTSTSSSQEGTPSMVVKKNPLQRIAMNSSYLGRRVLNWVVEVPMGVTLLFSQFTHNVPRCYNDRTVRELPEVTGVRSGFVAAGKEFGYSFYDGITGVVTQPSHGWKDGGFGGLSKGVGKGLGGLILKPQAGIWGLIGYPLNGVHRAIEHSYGTNREGYIVRSRIRQGVAESKAASQEEKMAVLDKWSTYEKGVRLKHQKNPR
- a CDS encoding putative POT peptide transporter — encoded protein: MESKSWESLSKASHASSGQTLLADDPKAETWVEPTGVEHSDLRLVSDDISLDIFLVAVAELAERFTYRSITAPIQNYIQNARDDSLHPGALGMGQTVATSINYIFIAWCYLSPVLMAIIADSLLGRFKTIVLGTGLSACGVLILFVTSLPVSLEHGAGLPGLVAALTLVGLGTGAIKSNVAPLIAEQYQYIEARVKTLPDGEQVLVDPNVTIQAVYARYYWIINLGALSVVPVSWLELKVDFWAAFMLPLCFWTLAIVALLVGRARYIVRPPNGSIVIKAMRVLWIGMKSGGNLEAARPAFMEERGVPVPWDNVFVDELKRALVACRVFLIFPLYWICNGQASSNLVSQGASMNTHGIPNDMMGCLNPITILITVPLLERFIYPMLHRFHIKFKPISRITAGFLLASCAMALAAGLQELIYETSPCQRNPTADSCKGVPPARKVSLLLQIPVYCLMGISELFAMLSGMEYAYTKAPKSMRSIIMSLFLLAGAFGSSIGISLSPTSVDPKVLIEYISLSATMLVAALVFFLCFQKYNRMEESMNKLVDADCPRRVSWGTDDPVGLERQ